One part of the Amphiura filiformis chromosome 5, Afil_fr2py, whole genome shotgun sequence genome encodes these proteins:
- the LOC140153460 gene encoding uncharacterized protein: protein MLLLAICTRKTPFHGKVYAYVVYHVGSGKLQPDIPDQVPQDLKEVMRKCWQVEPRKRPTIDKILEAMYNSEDVKLVCKECKNYITNASYIRTKGCHYTCIDPEIKQRIKIVGMRGRQFRTTINTGVFACVKEDCGQLLGITIDFLDQYGEDVTYHGYGFKIGSFRFELPHGALTYKKWKVVPVDFQEHQYSGTLSFCLEEGEW from the exons ATGCTACTCCTTGCTATATGCACCCGCAAAACCCCTTTCCATGGTAAGGTTTATGCCTATGTTGTCTATCACGTCGGAAGTGGAAAGCTCCAGCCAGATATACCAGACCAAGTTCCACAGGACCTGAAAGAAGTGATGAGAAAATGCTGGCAAGTAGAACCAAGGAAACGTCCTACCATTGACAAGATCCTGGAAG CAATGTACAACTCTGAAGATGTCAAGTTGGTTTGCAAAGAATGCAAAAATTATATTACAAATGCGTCCTACATACGAACAAAGGGCTGTCATTATACTTGCATAGATCCAGAAATAAAACAGCGTATTAAAATTGTTGGGATGCGAGGGCGACAATTCAGAACTACAATCAATACAG GAGTCTTCGCATGTGTGAAGGAAGATTGTGGACAGCTACTTGGAATTACAATTGACTTCTTAGACCAATATGGAGAAGATGTAACCTACCATGGATATGGATTCAAGATTGGAAGCTTTCGCTTTGAGCTTCCACATGGAGCTTTGACATACAAGAAGTGGAAGGTGGTGCCTGTTGATTTCCAAGAGCACCAGTATAGTGGGACTTTGAGTTTTTGTTTGGAGGAGGGGGAGTGGTAA